One Sphingomonas sp. FARSPH DNA segment encodes these proteins:
- a CDS encoding polyprenyl synthetase family protein, whose amino-acid sequence MTATVQRLDAHAPSLEPMLRLVAGDMDHVNAVIVDRMKSDIPLIPELAGHLIAGGGKRMRPMLTLASARLLGYEGTRHHMLAAAVEFIHTATLLHDDVVDGSDLRRGKRTANIIWGNPASVLVGDFLFSRSFELMVEAESLKVLRILSNASAVIAEGEVNQLTAARRIDLPEERYLDIIDAKTAALFAAACRIAAVVAERPESDEAALDAYGRNLGIAFQLVDDAIDYVSDAGTMGKDAGDDFREGKMTLPVILALARGDEADRQFWKDAVEGRRASDADFAHAIALVRKTRAVDDTLARARHYGQRAIDAIAGFPAGKAKDAMVEAVAFAVARAY is encoded by the coding sequence ATGACCGCCACCGTCCAGCGCCTCGATGCCCATGCCCCCTCGCTCGAGCCGATGCTCCGGCTGGTCGCCGGCGACATGGACCATGTCAACGCGGTGATCGTCGACCGGATGAAGTCCGACATTCCGCTGATCCCGGAGCTTGCCGGCCATCTGATCGCGGGCGGCGGCAAGCGGATGCGGCCGATGCTGACGCTGGCGAGTGCCCGGTTGCTGGGGTATGAAGGTACGCGGCACCACATGCTGGCGGCGGCGGTCGAGTTCATCCACACCGCGACGTTGCTGCACGACGACGTCGTCGACGGGTCCGACCTGCGCCGCGGCAAGCGCACCGCGAACATCATCTGGGGCAATCCCGCCAGCGTACTGGTCGGCGATTTCCTGTTCAGCCGCAGTTTCGAACTGATGGTCGAGGCCGAATCGCTGAAGGTGCTGCGCATCCTGTCGAACGCGAGCGCCGTGATCGCGGAGGGCGAGGTCAACCAGCTGACCGCGGCGCGGCGCATCGACCTGCCCGAGGAACGCTACCTGGACATCATCGATGCGAAGACCGCGGCGCTGTTCGCCGCCGCCTGCCGCATCGCCGCGGTGGTCGCGGAGCGACCGGAAAGCGATGAGGCGGCACTCGACGCCTATGGCCGCAACCTCGGCATCGCGTTCCAGCTGGTCGACGATGCGATCGACTATGTCTCCGACGCGGGCACGATGGGCAAGGACGCCGGCGACGACTTCCGCGAGGGCAAGATGACGCTGCCCGTCATCCTCGCGCTCGCGCGCGGTGACGAGGCGGATCGCCAGTTCTGGAAGGACGCGGTCGAGGGCCGCCGCGCCTCGGACGCCGATTTCGCGCATGCGATCGCGCTCGTGCGCAAGACCCGCGCGGTCGACGACACGCTGGCGCGCGCGCGCCACTACGGTCAGCGTGCGATTGACGCGATCGCGGGCTTCCCCGCCGGCAAGGCGAAGGACGCGATGGTCGAAGCGGTCGCCTTCGCGGTGGCCAGGGCGTACTGA
- a CDS encoding chorismate mutase, which translates to MSDETLQGYRKSIDNIDAALVHLLAERFKVTQAVGRYKATSGLPAADPGREERQIARLRRLAEEAELDPEFSEKFLRFIIDEVIRHHQRMRG; encoded by the coding sequence ATGAGCGACGAAACACTCCAGGGCTATCGCAAGAGCATCGACAATATCGATGCCGCGCTCGTCCATCTGCTCGCCGAACGCTTCAAGGTGACGCAGGCGGTCGGCCGGTACAAGGCGACGAGTGGTCTGCCCGCCGCCGATCCCGGCCGCGAGGAGCGCCAGATCGCCCGGTTGCGGCGCCTGGCGGAGGAGGCGGAGCTCGACCCGGAATTCAGCGAGAAATTCCTGCGCTTCATCATCGACGAGGTGATCCGCCACCACCAGCGGATGCGCGGGTGA
- the tmk gene encoding dTMP kinase, with product MNQGRFIAVEGVDGSGKSGVVRALVDALAAEGVPVRATREPGGTPEGEALRGLLLSGAGEGWTPHAELLLMTAARVQHVARVVRPAVAAGEIVVSDRYVGSTIAYQGAGRGMDEGLIRDLHARLVDDLWPDLTIVLDVDPAIGLARSKRRLAADAVDEGRFEALDLAFHQRIAASFRAQAAAAPERHAVIDAAGTPDAVQVAAIAAAKTFLHN from the coding sequence GTGAACCAGGGGCGGTTCATCGCTGTCGAGGGTGTCGACGGATCGGGCAAGAGCGGCGTCGTGCGGGCGCTGGTCGATGCGCTCGCCGCCGAAGGGGTGCCGGTGCGCGCGACGCGGGAGCCGGGCGGCACGCCGGAGGGCGAGGCGCTGCGCGGACTGTTGCTGTCCGGCGCGGGCGAGGGATGGACGCCGCACGCCGAACTGCTGCTGATGACCGCGGCGCGCGTCCAGCATGTCGCGCGCGTCGTCCGCCCGGCGGTGGCGGCGGGCGAGATCGTCGTGTCGGATCGTTACGTGGGGTCGACCATCGCCTATCAGGGTGCCGGCCGCGGCATGGATGAAGGCCTGATCCGCGACCTTCACGCGCGCCTCGTTGACGATCTGTGGCCCGACCTCACCATCGTGCTCGACGTCGATCCGGCGATCGGCCTTGCCCGGTCGAAGCGACGGCTGGCGGCGGATGCGGTCGACGAGGGGCGGTTCGAGGCGCTCGACCTCGCGTTCCACCAGCGGATCGCCGCCTCCTTCCGTGCGCAGGCCGCCGCGGCGCCGGAGCGCCATGCGGTGATCGACGCCGCCGGTACGCCGGACGCGGTGCAGGTGGCGGCGATCGCGGCGGCAAAGACTTTCCTCCATAATTGA
- a CDS encoding OsmC family protein, with translation MASAAGADRVTETHVTYEGDLRCRAEHAGSGAVVVTDAPRDLGGREDGFSPSELLSVSLGGCILSIMAIAARSVGFDIPGASVTVTKEMADRPRRIARLAVHVRVPRHVRHAAEAQAGGRGACLPGASCAGDRCADDDRVGRSGLSGGAPTAKPPA, from the coding sequence ATGGCGAGTGCGGCGGGTGCTGATCGGGTGACCGAGACGCACGTCACCTACGAAGGCGACCTCCGCTGCCGCGCCGAACATGCCGGATCGGGCGCGGTCGTCGTCACCGACGCGCCGCGCGATCTGGGCGGCCGGGAGGATGGGTTTTCGCCGAGCGAACTGCTGTCGGTGTCGCTGGGTGGCTGCATCCTCAGCATCATGGCGATCGCCGCGCGATCGGTCGGATTCGACATTCCGGGCGCGTCGGTGACGGTGACAAAGGAGATGGCCGATCGGCCGCGCCGGATCGCGCGGCTGGCGGTGCATGTCCGCGTGCCGCGGCACGTTCGACACGCGGCAGAAGCGCAAGCTGGAGGCCGCGGCGCATGCCTGCCCGGTGCATCATGCGCTGGGGATCGATGCGCCGATGACGATCGAGTGGGACGATCGGGGTTGAGCGGTGGAGCGCCGACGGCGAAGCCGCCGGCGTGA
- a CDS encoding cation diffusion facilitator family transporter: MHLHHDHHDHGHDHHGHGHAHGHGHGGHGHHGHSHAPASFDRAFAIGIGLNIAYVLAESGAGLWTGSVALLADAGHNLSDVLGLAVAWAGATLAKRGPTKRFTYGLKGSTILAALLNALLLLVALGAIALEAVQRIGDPPPLAGLTVSAVAGVGILVNAFTAWLFASGRKGDVNVRAAYLHMLSDAAVSAAVVVAGMVIWATGIGWIDPVISLVIAGLIFWQTWGLLRETVEMSLAAVPRGIDYDAVEQALAALPGVAAIHDLHIWPMSTTEPVLTAHLLMPGGLPGDAFLGAAQAMLHDRFGIGHATLQVETGQVDLHGECGGC, translated from the coding sequence TTGCACCTTCATCACGATCACCACGACCATGGCCATGATCACCACGGGCACGGCCATGCGCACGGCCACGGCCATGGCGGGCATGGCCATCACGGACACAGCCATGCGCCCGCGAGCTTCGACCGCGCCTTCGCGATCGGCATCGGGCTGAACATCGCCTACGTGCTGGCGGAATCGGGCGCGGGATTGTGGACGGGATCGGTCGCGCTGCTCGCGGATGCGGGGCACAATCTGTCCGACGTGCTCGGCCTGGCGGTCGCCTGGGCGGGCGCGACGCTGGCGAAGCGCGGACCGACCAAGCGCTTCACCTATGGGTTGAAGGGATCGACGATCCTCGCCGCGCTGCTCAATGCGCTGCTGTTGCTCGTCGCGCTGGGCGCGATCGCGCTGGAGGCAGTGCAGCGGATCGGCGACCCGCCCCCGCTCGCCGGCCTCACCGTATCGGCGGTCGCGGGCGTCGGCATCCTCGTCAACGCCTTCACCGCCTGGTTGTTCGCGAGCGGGCGCAAGGGCGACGTCAACGTCCGCGCCGCCTATCTGCACATGCTGAGCGATGCCGCGGTGTCCGCCGCGGTCGTCGTCGCGGGGATGGTGATATGGGCGACGGGGATCGGCTGGATCGATCCGGTCATCAGCCTCGTCATCGCCGGGCTGATCTTCTGGCAGACCTGGGGCCTGCTGCGCGAGACGGTGGAGATGTCGCTGGCCGCGGTGCCGCGCGGGATCGATTACGATGCGGTGGAGCAGGCGCTCGCCGCACTGCCCGGCGTCGCCGCGATCCACGACCTGCACATCTGGCCGATGTCGACGACGGAACCGGTGCTGACCGCGCATCTGCTGATGCCCGGCGGCCTGCCGGGCGATGCCTTCCTCGGCGCGGCGCAGGCGATGCTGCACGACCGGTTCGGGATCGGGCATGCGACGCTGCAGGTGGAAACGGGGCAGGTCGATCTGCATGGCGAGTGCGGCGGGTGCTGA
- a CDS encoding enoyl-CoA hydratase, which produces MATYETILIEQRGAATLVTLNRPQALNALNAQVLADLLAALAAFDADETQGCAVLTGSAKAFAAGADIKEMQTMSFADMYATDHFAGYETLTRTRKPVIAAVAGYALGGGCELAMMCDFILAADTAKFGQPEIKLGVTPGMGGSQRLTRAVGKAKAMEMCLTGRMMDAAEAERAGLVSRIIPADGLVEEAVKTAQAIAAMAPLAVKANKEMVDAAFETSLAQGVQFERRLFHGLFGTQDQKEGMTAFVEKRPGHWTGR; this is translated from the coding sequence ATGGCTACCTACGAAACGATCCTCATCGAGCAGCGCGGCGCCGCGACGCTCGTCACGCTCAACCGTCCGCAGGCGCTGAACGCGCTCAACGCGCAGGTGCTCGCCGACCTTCTCGCCGCGCTCGCCGCCTTCGACGCGGACGAGACGCAGGGCTGTGCCGTGCTGACCGGCAGCGCCAAGGCGTTCGCGGCGGGCGCGGACATCAAGGAAATGCAGACGATGTCCTTTGCGGACATGTACGCGACCGACCATTTCGCCGGTTATGAGACGCTGACCCGCACGCGCAAGCCGGTGATCGCGGCGGTCGCGGGCTATGCGCTGGGCGGCGGCTGCGAACTGGCGATGATGTGCGACTTCATCCTCGCTGCCGATACGGCGAAGTTCGGGCAGCCGGAAATCAAGCTCGGCGTCACGCCCGGCATGGGCGGCTCGCAGCGGCTGACGCGCGCGGTCGGCAAGGCGAAGGCGATGGAGATGTGCCTCACCGGCCGGATGATGGACGCCGCCGAGGCGGAACGCGCCGGCCTCGTCAGCCGCATCATCCCCGCCGACGGCCTCGTCGAGGAAGCGGTGAAGACGGCGCAGGCGATCGCCGCAATGGCCCCGCTCGCGGTCAAAGCGAACAAGGAAATGGTCGACGCGGCGTTCGAAACCAGCCTCGCGCAAGGCGTCCAGTTCGAACGCCGCCTGTTCCACGGCCTGTTCGGCACGCAGGATCAGAAGGAGGGCATGACCGCCTTCGTCGAAAAGCGCCCGGGCCACTGGACGGGACGATAG
- a CDS encoding trypsin-like serine peptidase yields the protein MRWRDASAAALFLALCGDAAAANIFHADGIDPRRFVDPGDPDQRRLAPVGAIASDFVLKDKRGFGGVAPGAGTAFLVSPCYALTNYHVLFGNRTLTPDPMSAYVVTVRFALADRDGRAITSPGRVRYAGSLDGSAPDVALVRLDGCPGRQLGWYDLAAAGTVDTLAATIDLPSYSHDRSLRRLSLQRGCGIRARAPRRGWLFHDCATREGASGAPMVVAGRDGVPLVAGINAAELQPTPGVRTAFDLRHANLAVDAAALVRMPLVLAAIERDRAGVRNPLAAD from the coding sequence ATGCGGTGGCGCGACGCCAGCGCCGCCGCTCTTTTCCTTGCACTCTGCGGCGACGCGGCGGCGGCCAATATCTTCCACGCCGACGGCATCGACCCGCGCCGGTTCGTCGATCCGGGCGATCCGGACCAACGCCGCCTGGCGCCCGTCGGCGCGATCGCGTCGGACTTCGTGCTGAAGGACAAACGCGGGTTCGGCGGCGTCGCGCCCGGTGCGGGAACGGCGTTTCTCGTCTCGCCTTGCTACGCGCTCACCAATTATCATGTCCTGTTCGGCAACCGCACGCTGACCCCCGACCCGATGAGCGCCTATGTGGTGACGGTCCGCTTCGCGCTGGCGGACAGGGACGGGCGGGCGATCACCAGTCCCGGCCGGGTCCGCTATGCCGGCAGCCTCGACGGATCGGCGCCGGACGTCGCGCTGGTGCGGCTGGACGGCTGCCCCGGGCGACAGCTGGGCTGGTACGACCTGGCCGCGGCCGGCACCGTCGACACGCTGGCCGCGACGATCGACCTGCCCAGCTATTCGCACGACCGCAGCCTGCGACGGCTCAGCCTGCAACGCGGATGCGGCATCCGGGCCCGCGCGCCGCGCCGCGGCTGGCTGTTCCACGATTGCGCGACGCGAGAGGGAGCGTCCGGCGCGCCGATGGTCGTTGCCGGGCGCGACGGCGTGCCGCTGGTCGCCGGCATCAACGCGGCCGAACTGCAACCCACGCCGGGCGTACGCACCGCCTTCGATCTGCGCCACGCCAATCTGGCCGTCGACGCCGCCGCGCTCGTCCGCATGCCGCTTGTCCTCGCCGCGATCGAGCGCGATCGTGCGGGCGTGCGCAATCCCCTCGCCGCGGACTGA